The following coding sequences are from one Sphaeramia orbicularis chromosome 11, fSphaOr1.1, whole genome shotgun sequence window:
- the ash1l gene encoding histone-lysine N-methyltransferase ASH1L isoform X2: protein MDQKIQGGTASPSPLLAGAPTGEREKEGGGGKKEEEEDKKRDREKEGAGTVPTGGAGGAGAGGPGGPGGDQSHFSIKESSLSEGNVKLKIGLQAKRMKKPPKILENYVCRPAFRATVRHTSRGGGGTKANRAAATSDGTGSQNPSPTQARDKEREQSPCVNKPASSATPSAKAPTPPPPAPPSASTTTPSPSQVNGSAPAKKGLPKIDCKSDTKPDTKSATTISERPLNLHRSPPDSKTHPSGKKTPTPQSNPRTASPSPPLPASKEPIFEGVKPPQYTYSTESQRDKDKNVQNWGAPTVTEKLAQLIATCPPSKTTKPIKPAKIEPSPPLPSSGFMAPTAKQRDRAMANRNTYSRMVHLSPPPPVSRPPGRPYGSRNKDSVLDSSSPLAPLRKEDTDGAGKSSSSNNISSNINSSNSSSRSSSPALSYGNNRLSAMSKDSNTDNSSSSNAKPQSRPTHCIPHTTSSPSCPISSSSSINTSGEQRTVSAVSHLGSPAPSQGHHGRDSPALAEESSASEREQDGDSPRDLTKCPPPTISGKSEGKDKGASNQSLRVERGKSSSPSKRSPNRDNSRPGRNSSPPEPLRQRAPSPLEPDCDDESPHTPLRDDSPDSSIDSPAEQDSKPLKKRRGRKPRWSRFMGKSQRADDDSPFDQDKTNMPLCTSLDTTPPAKRPVGRPPNPNKVKPNPVPQSPVSHFFPGQPKKRGRPKSKMPRLDAPARGRPPTKLAPSKVFSSFLKSKEEQDPPVLHPEVDLNPPKPIPRKRGRPKRLPPTLPQESQPPTLAPESGDMGDKKFRSKGNGQLIMKTIIGKINKMKSVKRKRILSQILLGPRTEEAPKSSTSTVVGNVEATTQSLSSLAASFGGKLGPQINVSKKGTIYMGKRRGRKPKMMSNATTSTPPPEPFLSPSTTSPLHHHPSQSQQHQHLSSSEVFPSPSLSQSSGGHSPISDASFVEPGSVHFGGHSHYSNPHHSHSSFSFPPPTFSAPNPRNPGLGSSSMTSAASQKKSSCRGYHHHHHHYRQHYHYHKLSPPRPLHPTSPAPLSELKEATPSPVSESHSEETVPSDSGIGTDNNSTSDRGEKTGGASGLGAIGIPPGMGGGLLMPGVIGSALGPGMGLNSRGRRRHSAVLMEHPSPSPSPHGARSSPDPRRPHPAAPASSLMGHKEKHKHKCKRRSHGCPGYDKLKRQKRKRKKKYLQLRSRRHDPDFLAELEEIVVRLSEIRIAHRTTGHRLGSGIGLAAGPSRVPGMGSRAPGLGGTTGPPPHHYVHRDLLPTIFRVNFGSFYSHPAYSCDPLHYVRKPDLKKKRGRPPKLRESMSEVPFVPGLGFPLSSGGFYHPSYSVPYSSGPLGLGYYRGYPPASALYPHPHHQSPHTAPSHHSHHSPSFPPPPPTSYMHHHHPSHLLLNPSKFHKKKHKLLRQEYLGGGRSPVLYPPMSSELSFNWHHKHKHRHKHRDRCAEEDRDEGARGGSGSRANAGISDSGTSGKGDRIGSLGMAESLQRCRFGRDTSSSGASKQAATTSANSPSSSSSSSADRYKRKESSMSCLGPSRLALGSSSKGHHPVESWFRMGSTEADYSKLSRSHVAPGQGPFSDGRAEDPAGCSDSEDEEPLTPTEDVEPGAHDSPNLTNLFASALTRTTMKGSRNRKTEAPSETSSFSRMDRTIRKDRSTSAERRELGSSAIQARGGALSTTEGPEGSLHHRQQHHHQTSLFHSHGSASSACLSPSQDCCLNASLPHHSHRAQPSKHSLHHVNKILRAKKLQRQARTGNNVVKKRVPGRPRKHPLPSPPPSPPPVMELSQNRHRDRETERPAGARGWEGDTVTDAIESVVQGQRRKGQKRKHWERDGDEEEEELEEGEVEESEERLPEREENLGNLVPRAKGGTGRNWLTQDEIQHFHGSMEAKPDGHCSPERPGTVPREQAPPMPITSQREKRAARPPKKKFQKAGLYSDVYKTEDPRSQLLQLKKEKLEYIPGEHEYGLFPAPIHVGKYLRQKRIDFQLPYDILWLWKHDQLYKRPDVPLYKKIRSNVYVDVKPLSGYETTMCNCRTPEDHTEKGCLDDCLNRMSFAECSPSTCPCGDQCDNQHIQRHDWVQCLERFRAEGKGWGIRTKESLRSGQFIIEYLGEVVSEQEFRSRMMEQYFSHSGHYCLNLDSGMVIDSYRMGNEARFINHSCEPNCEMQKWSVNGVYRIGLFALKDISSGTELTYDYNFHSFNTEEQQVCKCGSESCRGIIGGKSQRINGLPGKTGGTRRLGRLKEKRKSKHQLKKREEESSDSNKFYPHLMKPMSNRERNFVLKHRVFLLRNWEKMREKQELLKREGERERDTSSLSMYTRWGSVIRDDGNIKSDVFLTQFSALQTSRSVRTRRLAAAEENTEVTRTARLAHIFKEICDMITSYKDSAGQTLAAPLVNLPSRKRNSQYYEKVSDPLDLSTIEKQILTGHYKTVEAFDTDMLKVFRNAEKYYGRKSSVGRDVCRLRKAYYSARNEAAVQIDEIVGETASEADSSDSLERDHGHHHGSGEPGSHDKDDDVIRCICGMYKDEGLMIQCEKCMVWQHFDCMRLETEVEHYLCELCEPRPVDREVPMLPQPSYAQAGSIYYICLLRDDLLLHQGDCVYLMRDSRRTPEGQPVRQSYRLLSHINRDKLDIFRIEKLWKNEKGERFAFGHHYFRPHETHHSPSRRFYQNELFRMPLYEIIPLEAVVGTCCVLDLYTYCKGRPKGVKEQDVYICDYRLDKSAHLFYKIHRNRYPVCTKPYAFNHFPKRLTPKRDFSPHYVPDNYKRNGGRSAWKSERPKGEGGCEDDGSSCDRGDDFPPEAEDGRGVEDDMDMAPEDPELLSGKPRRVSHGKGDEDEDEEEEEEEGQEPEKRKEMEDSSAERIGEMLELPSSSASSPLHHPALGRREAQRERLNKILLDLLHRTPSKNAIDVTYLLEEGAGRRLRRRTLGFGDFVGRK from the exons ATGGATCAGAAGATTCAAGGGGGAACTGCATCTCCATCCCCTCTTCTTGCGGGTGCTCCCACAGGGGAGCGGGAGAAGGAAGGAGGGGgtggaaagaaagaagaagaagaggataagaagagagacagagagaaggagggagCTGGGACTGTCCCTACAGGAGGTGCAGGAGGTGCAGGAGCAGGTGGGCCAGGAGGTCCTGGCGGTGACCAGTCCCACTTCTCCATCAAAGAAAGCAGCTTGTCTGAAGGCAATGTCAAACTCAAAATAGGCCTTCAGGCAAAGCGCATGAAGAAGCCCCCGAAGATCTTGGAGAATTATGTGTGCAGGCCTGCCTTCAGGGCCACTGTGAGGCATACTTCTCGTGGAGGAGGCGGTACTAAAGCGAACCGCGCAGCAGCTACAAGTGATGGGACAGGCAGTCAGAACCCGAGTCCTACACAAGCCAGGGACAAAGAGAGGGAACAGAGTCCCTGTGTCAACAAACCAGCCTCTTCAGCAACTCCCTCTGCTAAAGCACCTACACCACCTCCACCTGCGCCTCCTTCTGCCAGCACTACCACCCCATCACCTTCCCAAGTGAATGGGAGTGCCCCAGCAAAAAAG ggtcTACCAAAGATTGATTGCAAGTCTGATACAAAGCCAGACACAAAGTCAGCCACCACCATATCTGAGAGACCCCTTAATTTGCACCGCTCTCCCCCAGACAGCAAAACACATCCCTCTGGAAAGAAAACACCCACTCCACAATCTAACCCCCGGACAGCTTCGCCTTCTCCACCTTTACCTGCATCAAAAGAACCCATCTTTGAAGGTGTCAAACCTCCTCAATACACCTATAGCACTGAAAGTCAgcgagacaaagacaaaaatgttcaaaactgGGGAGCCCCCACGGTCACTGAGAAATTAGCTCAACTCATAGCAACTTGTCCACCATCAAAGACTACTAAACCAATCAAACCTGCAAAGATCGAACCGTCTCCCCCTCTCCCCAGCTCAGGCTTCATGGCCCCCACTGCCAAGCAGCGAGACAGGGCTATGGCCAACAGAAATACATATTCAAGAATGGTTCACCTATCTCCACCACCTCCAGTGTCACGACCGCCTGGTCGGCCCTATGGTTCTAGAAACAAAGATAGTGTTTTAGACAGTTCATCTCCTCTTGCACCTTTGAGAAAGGAGGATACAGATGGGGCTGGGAAATCTAGTAGCAGCAACAACATCAGCAGCAAcattaacagcagcaacagcagtagTCGCAGCAGCAGCCCAGCACTCTCCTATGGCAATAACCGCCTATCTGCCATGTCAAAGGacagcaacactgacaacagcaGCAGTAGCAACGCTAAGCCACAGTCACGTCCTACTCACTGCATACCCCACACCACATCTTCACCATCTTGCCCCATTTCTTCATCCTCCTCAATTAACACCTCAGGTGAGCAGAGAACAGTGAGTGCAGTGAGTCATCTAGGCTCTCCTGCTCCCTCACAAGGACACCATGGGCGAGACAGTCCTGCCTTAGCAGAGGAGAGTAGTGCAAGTGAGAGGGAGCAGGACGGAGACAGCCCCAGAGACTTAACCAAGTGCCCTCCTCCCACAATATCAGGAAAGTCAGAGGGGAAAGACAAGGGGGCTAGTAATCAATCACTGCGAGTTGAAAGGGGGAAGAGCTCTAGTCCAAGTAAGCGGAGTCCCAACCGGGACAATAGTCGACCTGGTCGGAACAGCAGTCCCCCTGAGCCTTTAAGACAAAGGGCACCTTCTCCACTAGAGCCAGATTGTGATGATGAAAGCCCACACACACCTCTTAGAGATGATTCTCCTGATTCATCCATAGATTCTCCCGCAGAGCAGGACAGCAAACCCCTTAAAAAACGCAGAGGAAGGAAACCCCGCTGGTCTCGTTTTATGGGCAAGAGTCAAAGAGCAGATGATGACAGTCCCTTTGACCAGGACAAAACCAACATGCCTTTATGTACAAGCTTGGACACAACCCCACCGGCTAAACGACCTGTAGGCCGGCCTCCCAACCCAAATAAGGTAAAACCAAATCCTGTGCCACAAAGTCCAGTGTCACACTTCTTCCCAGGCCAACCTAAGAAAAGGGGAAGGCCCAAGTCAAAAATGCCAAGACTTGATGCCCCCGCTCGTGGGCGACCCCCAACTAAGCTGGCCCCCTCCAaagtattttcttcttttctgaagTCAAAAGAAGAGCAGGATCCCCCTGTTCTTCACCCAGAGGTAGACCTCAACCCCCCTAAACCTATTCCTAGAAAACGTGGACGTCCCAAGCGCCTTCCACCTACTTTACCCCAGGAGAGTCAGCCTCCTACATTGGCTCCAGAGTCAGGGGATATGGGAGATAAAAAATTCCGCAGCAAAGGAAATGGTCAGCTTATCATGAAAACTATCATAGGCAAGATCAATAAGATGAAAAGTGTGAAACGGAAGCGTATCCTCAGCCAAATCCTCTTAGGCCCAAGAACAGAGGAAGCCCCTAAAAGTTCCACAAGCACAGTAGTAGGCAATGTGGAAGCCACAACCCAGTCACTGTCATCTCTAGCTGCTTCATTTGGAGGGAAACTAGGGCCACAAATTAATGTAAGCAAAAAGGGTACAATATACATGGGAAAGAGAAGAGGCCGTAAGCCGAAAATGATGTCCAATGCCACAACTTCAACGCCACCACCTGAACCATTCCTGTCCCCGAGTACCACCTCTCCTCTCCATCATCATCCGTCACAGTCCCAGCAGCACCAGCACCTCTCCTCTTCAGAGGttttcccctccccctccctttcACAGTCTAGTGGAGGCCACAGTCCCATCAGCGATGCCAGCTTTGTGGAACCAGGCTCAGTGCACTTTGGAGGTCACTCTCACTATTCGAACCCTCATCACAGCCACAGCTCCTTTTCCTTCCCTCCTCCAACCTTTTCTGCCCCTAATCCTCGCAACCCAGGGCTGGGCTCATCATCAATGACGTCAGCAGCTTCCCAGAAAAAATCATCTTGTCGTGGgtaccatcaccaccatcaccattACAGACAGCACTATCACTATCATAAACTTTCCCCCCCTAGGCCGCTCCATCCCACCTCCCCCGCCCCCCTCAGTGAGCTAAAAGAAGCTACTCCATCACCAGTCAGTGAGTCACATAGTGAGGAGACAGTGCCAAGTGACAGTGGTATAGGAACAGACAATAACAGCACCTCTGACCGTGGTGAGAAAACGGGCGGTGCAAGTGGCTTGGGTGCAATTGGGATTCCACCTGGGATGGGCGGTGGATTATTAATGCCAGGGGTCATTGGTTCAGCTTTGGGACCAGGGATGGGCCTTAACTCCAGAGGCAGGCGGCGACACTCTGCTGTGCTTATGGAACATCCCTCACCCTCTCCATCACCTCATGGAGCAAGGTCATCCCCCGATCCCAGAAGACCTCATCCAGCAGCTCCTGCCTCTTCCCTAATGGGACATAAAGAGAAACATAAGCACAAATGTAAGCGCCGGAGCCATGGGTGTCCTGGCTACGACAAGCTAAAGAGACAGAAGAGGAAACGCAAGAAGAAGTACCTTCAGCTGCGCTCCCGGCGACACGATCCAGACTTTCTCGCTGAGCTTGAGGAGATTGTGGTGAGACTGAGTGAGATACGTATAGCACATCGTACAACAGGGCATCGGCTTGGCAGTGGAATAGGCCTGGCAGCAGGACCAAGTAGAGTTCCAGGCATGGGGAGCAGGGCCCCTGGCTTAGGAGGAACAACTGGCCCTCCACCACATCATTATGTCCATAGGGATCTCCTCCCTACGATCTTCAGGGTTAACTTTGGTAGTTTCTACTCCCATCCTGCTTACTCCTGTGACCCACTGCATTATGTTCGTAAACCAGACTTGAAGAAGAAACGGGGACGACCTCCCAAACTGAGGGAGTCCATGTCTGAGGTACCATTTGTACCTGGGCTTGGATTCCCACTCTCCAGTGGTGGCTTCTATCACCCTTCTTACAGCGTCCCCTATTCCTCTGGGCCCCTGGGGTTGGGCTATTACAGAGGTTATCCTCCAGCTAGTGCTCTTTACCCCCACCCACACCACCAGTCACCCCACACGGCCCCATCACACCACTCCCATCACTCACCGTctttccctcctcctccacccactTCTTACATGCACCATCACCATCCCTCACATCTCCTACTAAACCCCTCCAAATTTCACAAGAAGAAACATAAGCTACTCAGACAGGAGTACCTGGGAGGAGGAAGGTCCCCTGTCTTGTACCCACCCATGTCCTCTGAGCTCTCTTTTAACTGGCACCATAAGcataaacacagacataaacacagaGACCGCTGTGCTGAGGAGGATAGGGATGAAGGTGCAAGAGGGGGATCAGGGAGCCGGGCTAATGCAGGTATTTCTGACAGTGGAACATCAGGGAAGGGAGATCGAATTGGCAGTCTGGGTATGGCAGAATCTTTGCAACGATGCCGCTTTGGACGAGACACCTCCAGCAGCGGTGCCAGCAAGCAAGCAGCCACCACATCAGCCaattctccctcttcttcttcatcttcatctgcaGACAGGTACAAGCGCAAAGAAAGCTCTATGTCCTGCCTAGGGCCCTCCAGGCTTGCACTAGGCAGCAGCTCAAAAGGCCACCACCCAGTAGAGTCCTGGTTCAGGATGGGCAGCACTGAGGCAGACTACTCTAAACTTTCACGGAGTCATGTGGCGCCTGGCCAGGGCCCCTTCTCAGATGGACGGGCTGAGGACCCAGCGGGTTGCTCAGACAGTGAGGATGAGGAGCCTCTTACACCCACAGAGGATGTAGAACCTGGAGCCCACGATTCTCCTAACCTTACAAATTTGTTTGCTTCTGCTCTCACCCGCACTACTATGAAGGGGAGCAGGAACAGAAAGACTGAAGCACCCTCAGAGACCTCCAGCTTTTCTCGCATGGATCGGACAATAAGGAAGGACCGTTCAACATCAGCAGAGAGGAGAGAGTTAG GATCATCAGCTATTCAGGCAAGAGGTGGTGCCCTCTCAACTACTGAAGGGCCTGAAGGATCACTGCACCACCGGCAGCAACACCATCACCAAACATCTCTGTTTCACTCCCACGGATCGGCGTCCTCCGCCTGCCTCTCCCCCTCCCAGGACTGCTGCCTGAATGCCTCCCTGCCCCACCACTCCCATCGAGCACAGCCATCCAAACACAGCCTGCACCACGTCAACAAAATCCTACGTGCCAAGAAGCTGCAGAGACAGGCTCGCACAGGAAACAATGTGGTGAAGAAGAGGGTCCCTGGGCGTCCTAGGAAGCACCCACTGCCCTCCCCGCCGCCATCTCCGCCCCCTGTGATGGAGCTGAGTCAGAACCGGCACAGGGACAGAGAAACTGAGCGGCCGGCAGGGGCCAGAGGGTGGGAAGGGGACACTGTGACAGACGCCATTGAGTCTGTAGTCCAAGGCCAGCGGAGGAAAGGCCAGAAGAGGAAGCACTGGGAGAGAGAtggagatgaagaagaggaggagctaGAGGAAGGGGAGGTAGAAGAGAGTGAAGAGCGATTGCCAGAAAGAGAGGAGAACTTGGGCAACCTGGTGCCAAGGGCCAAAGGTGGGACTGGAAGAAACTGGCTTACACAAGATGAGATCCAGCACTTTCATGG CTCAATGGAAGCCAAGCCAGATGGCCACTGTTCCCCCGAACGCCCAGGCACCGTCCCCAGGGAACAagctccacccatgcccataacCAGCCAACGGGAGAAGAGAGCAGCCCGACCTCCAAAGAAGAAGTTTCAGAAGGCTGGATTGTACTCAGATGTGTACAAGACTGAGGA CCCCCGGAGTCAGCTACTGCAGCTAAAGAAAGAAAAGCTCGAATACATACCTGGAGAGCATGAGTATGGATTGTTTCCGGCACCAATACATGTTG GGAAGTACCTGAGACAGAAGCGCATTGATTTCCAGTTGCCTTACGACATCTTATGGCTGTGGAAACACGATCAG CTTTACAAGAGGCCTGATGTCCCCCTTTATAAAAAGATCAGATCCA ATGTCTATGTAGATGTGAAGCCTCTTTCTGGTTATGAAACAACAATGTGCAACTGCAGAACTCCTGAGGACCACACTGAAAAAGGCTGTCTGGACGATTGCCTAAACAg GATGAGCTTTGCAGAATGCTCTCCCAGCACATGTCCATGTGGTGATCAGTGTGACAACCAGCACATCCAGAGACACGACTGGGTCCAGTGTCTGGAGCGGTTCCGTGCCGAGGGCAAGGGGTGGGGCATCCGCACCAAGGAGTCTCTGCGCTCTGGACAGTTTATCATTGAGTACCTGGGAGAGGTGGTTAGTGAGCAAGAGTTCAG GAGCCGTATGATGGAGCAGTACTTCTCCCACAGTGGCCACTACTGTCTGAACTTGGATAGCGGCATGGTTATTGACAGCTACCGAATGGGCAATGAGGCTCGCTTCATAAACCACAGCTGTGAACCCAACTGTGAGATGCAGAAGTG GTCAGTGAATGGTGTGTACAGAATTGGTCTCTTTGCTCTCAAAGACATCAGCAGCGGTACTGAGCTCACCTACGACTACAACTTCCATTCCTTCAACACAGAAGAGCAG CAAGTGTGTAAGTGCGGCTCAGAGAGCTGCCGGGGCATTATCGGAGGGAAGAGCCAGCGCATTAACGGCCTGCCCGGGAAGACAGGAGGGACCCGGCGGCTGGGGCGACTAAAAGAGAAAAGGAAGTCCAAACACCAGCTCAAAAAACGA GAAGAAGAGTCAAGTGACAGCAACAAGTTTTACCCTCACCTCATGAAGCCTATGTCCAACCGAGAGAG GAACTTTGTGCTGAAGCACCGAGTGTTTCTCCTGAGGAACTGGGAGAAGATGAGGGAGAAGCAGGAGTTGCTGaagagagaaggagaaagagaaagggACACCAGCAGCCTGTCCATGTACACCCGCTGGGGAAGTGTAATCCGAGACGACGGCAACATTAAGTCAG ACGTGTTCTTGACGCAGTTCTCGGCCCTGCAGACGTCGCGATCGGTCCGCACACGGAGGCTCGCTGCTGCCGAGGAAAACACGGAGGTCACACGCACTGCTCGCCTCGCACACATCTTCAAGGAGATATGTGACATGATCACCAGCTacaaag ATTCAGCTGGCCAGACGCTTGCTGCTCCACTGGTAAACCTCCCATCCAGAAAGAG GAACAGCCAGTACTATGAGAAAGTGTCGGACCCTCTGGACCTGAGCACCATCGAAAAGCAAATCCTCACCGGCCACTACAAGACTGTTGAAGCGTTCGACACGGACATGCTCAAAGTGTTCCGCAATGCTGAG AAATACTACGGCAGGAAATCATCAGTAGGCAGGGATGTGTGCCGGCTGCGAAAAGCCTACTACAGTGCTCGCAATGAGGCTGCTGTCCAGATCGATGAGATAGTGGGCGAGACTGCCAGCGAGGCCGACAGCTCAGATTCGCTGGAGCGCGATCATGGCCATCACCATGGATCGGGCGAGCCAGGTTCCCATGACAAGGACGACGATGTCATCCGTTGCATCTGTGGAATGTACAAGGACGAAGGCCTGATGATCCAGTGTGAAAAGTGCATG GTCTGGCAGCACTTTGACTGTATGCGGCTAGAGACTGAGGTGGAACACTACCTGTGTGAGCTGTGTGAACCTCGGCCAGTGGACAGG GAAGTTCCAATGTTACCACAGCCCAGCTACGCACAGGCCGGCTCCATCTACTACATCTGCCTCCTTAGAGACGACCTGCTGCTACACCAAG GTGACTGTGTGTATCTGATGAGAGACAGCAGACGCACACCTGAGGGCCAGCCTGTCAGGCAGTCTTACCGTCTCCTGTCTCACATCAACCGAGACAAACTCGACATCTTCCGAATTGAAAAACTCTGGAAGAATGAAAA GGGTGAGCGGTTTGCCTTTGGCCATCATTATTTCCGTCCTCATGAGACACACCATTCTCCATCACGGCGGTTCTACCAGAACGAGTTGTTCCGCATGCCCCTGTACGAGATCATCCCTCTAGAGGCAGTGGTGGGAACCTGCTGTGTCCTCGATCTTTACACGTACTGCAAGG GACGGCCAAAGGGTGTGAAAGAGCAAGACGTCTACATTTGTGACTACCGCTTGGACAAGTCGGCTCACTTGTTCTACAAGATTCACCGGAACCGCTACCCAGTCTGCACCAAGCCATATGCCTTCAACCACTTCCCCAAGCGGCTCACACCCAAAAGAGACTTCTCG